GGTCTGTGGGGGCGAGAATTGTAAGTGAGCGCCCTCAGGGTGGACTCCCATCCCATTATTTGTACGGTGAGGATTGGTTATTTACAATTGACCCTCATTTTTCGGCTTTGTCCTTTTTCTTGTCGGCGGCTCGGACACTGCAATAATGTAATGATGTTAGTAGGGAACAATCGTGCATAATTCTACGTTCAAATTTTTGGGAGGACATGTTATTTTATTGCGGTTAGAAGTAGGATAGAATGCCTTTAATCTTTCCGAGTCCCACTAGACATTATTTATGCTCTATAGAGTGTAGGATACCTTAAGCTTAAAAGAAATTGATTTATgatttggttgaatttttgtaGAGGGATTTTGAAATGGTGACCTACAAAGCCAAGTCAAAATCATTTGGCAACATTACAGAATGAGAAGGAGAGCTGAGAAAATAGACCACGAGGATGCGAGCATCGTTTAGTGTTTATCTCTACCCTCTGATGTCAAAAGAAGGCAACATATATTCCCACGAGAAAATGCATCCCAAAAGAACAAGACAAATATTGCCGGACATTATTTATTGAAATAGGATCAAAGAATCGAGTTTTTTCCAACCATATATATAGTTGTTAAATTGGTAACTCAATGGCACAATAACACACCCAAAAAAAGAtgacaaaaaagaagaagaagaaagatttccAATCAGAATGGAACGAAAGCTTTATTAATACAAAAATAACACACAACCTTGGACAGATAAAAATGGATGCACTTTATAGAAGGTACTCCTCCCTCGTGGATACAAAGCCCTTAAGATAtttacaggtccaaacaccttatcaTTTACCCACAAATTCCGAGATACGATTCAATCTCATTTTCTGCTCCATGGAAAGCAGCAACTCTGCAAAATTTGAGTCcgaaaaagaaaacgaaatgAGACATGAAAAACGGTGTTTGCATGAAAATGAGAGTGATATGGTGATTAGTGACAAACCTTGGCACTGTCATTGGAACCCTGCCTTCTGGCATCCTGGTAAGACGGCTGAGAAGGAGTCCCTGGTACTTTTCCCGCCCGCTCCTCCCGCACTTTGTTGAATATGTGAGTGAAACCATCAGCTGATGCCGGGTCGTTTTCATCCCACTCGCCAAATTTCGGAACAGCAGCACCTTTCTCAGGCTGCCACattaaaacagaaaatataCTCAAGAGCAAGACTTGACAAAGATATTGTATCACTATAAAACTACCTGTTATTAAGTTAACTACAGGAACAATAATTTCGAAAACAATGGTTTTTACCCAGCAAAACTTTTTCGAATGATGCTTGATCATCAGTCAAAACAAGTTTTTGAGACCATATCTTTTTACCGTAATTACaataaagaaggaaaaataGACAACAGTTTGACAAGTTTATGATGGTATAACAATATAATAATGGATATGAGGAAGAAAATTTACACTTTCATCACGAGGTTTGAGGCGGGACCTTCCAGGAGTGCCATGGCTAGTTTCATATGAAGCCTTTCCTTCCCAGGAGGGTGAATCTCGTCCTGTGACCCTCGCATTGCGATGGAGAGGTGAACGCTCAACACTGTTCTCAGACCCAGCACTTGGCCGTGCAGGCCTTCGATGGGTTTCACCAGAACTAACTCCACGGCCTCTGCTAGGTTGATGTGCTGATTCACCAGAATTTCTGCGCTGGGCTGGGGAGTTGGCAAATCTTAGGTCATTATCCTCCCTGCTTCTTCTCTGTTCATGAACTGGTTTTTCTGGTTCTGGTCTAACTTTTGGAGGAGAAGATGCAGATATGTCAGAAAGGATGTCCGGGTTCTCTTGGGGGTCATTTGGATTAATCATCTTTCCCCCGACACCAGTTCGATCCTTACGGGCCTTATCAAAATAGGCTGTGTAAGGAACACTTTCTTCGCCTTCCCAATTGCCAAACTTTGGTACATGTGAACGTTGCTGCCACATTAAGAAAATAGTGTCATGCCTACTATTTTCATCAATCAATACATTTCAGTACATCAAGTAGCATTATATGAAGTATTTAAGACCTCGTCTATAAACAGGGTCATTGAATGGGTAAGTTCAAGTAGGCAGATGAAACCACTGAACAGAAACGAGgaccaaatttaaaaatatgaatTGGACAAGTATGACAGGCAGTTCAATGTGATCACAACTTGATCTCGCTTAACCACATTGCAACAAACTTTCAAATAAACACAGTTAGAACAGATCGGGGAAGAAAAGGACATTCAAAATCTATTGCAACTCCCTAAACCTTCTCAGAGCAACACAAAAGAGATACTTCTTCAACAAGCTTTGGTTGCATTCAAAGAATGAGGTAACAGATGGTGACCTCACCTTTGTCCGGTGAGACAGTTACGCATTTTCTCAATGGCATGCTCTTCCCTAAACGTGTTTCCATTTCTACCATGAGCGCCCTAAAGCGAGGGAGGGAAATGACTGGAAGATTAAATGCCCATGGaaaatattcaaatgaacatacgCCAAATGGTATACCAGATGACACATCCCAATATACCACCTCTACGATTGTCCAATTGCCCACATGATTGTTTGGTTTAGACTGCATACCTATGCCTTTCTAGTTTCTAATCAAAAGCCAATCAATCCAATGCAACATCCAAGTTTAAGTTTTTAACAGCATATACTGACATCAAACCCAAATTCCTTTAAAATCAATGGTATTATAAGACTATCTTGGCACAACCAATATCAAGCCACTAATTCCAGTTCTCCTTAATtgcaacaaatgaaggataactCATCCAACCTAGTCACCTTGTCACTCAACACTATCGATTTGGAGAAGCTGTAAAATGCACCAAACACTAGTGAACAATGATATCTCTCTTCACACTAAGTAAAACCCCATATATTCATTTTAACTGAGAAGCCAAAGAATTTCAATTCATACAAGAAAGTTGATAAAGAGAGATAAATTTCAGCTTCATCCAATCAACTcattcagagagagagagagagctaaagAGAGAAAGCTTTCCGGACTCACCTACTAGTACGAAAAAATACCAagttataaacttataatacataaaaaaatgtCAACCCATTGATTTCATTTCTCTAGAAATGGCAATTATCCAACATTCTCACTTTGTGCGCCAACAGTATCTGTTGGAGATACCTTAAAATTCATTGAAAAAAATGAACAAAGATTTCTCCACCCACATAATAAACAATGTAGACTCAGAGAATTTCAAGTGTGATTATGCAAACAAGAAGGAAGGGGAAGAGAAATTTTGTCTAAGAACATATTATCAAACATATAACACATACAGGTTTTCAATTACCTACTAGCactaaaaatttcaaataagatACCATAAAACATCAGCCtcatcaaaagattatccatcCAAAATTTCAGCAAAAGTATCAACTTCCAAGAATCAAAACACTGGAGCCGTATGGCATATGCATCAGTGTTTAAGCATAATGCAACATCAACTAGACTACAGTAGACCGCTCAACCCCATTCCAATCCTCAAAACAAGAACTCGGCAACCCAAACTCAGTACAACTATTACGCAAATTAACAAAAGCTAGGGCTCCAGTTCGCCCAAGCACAATTTTTTCAATGCTAATTCAACCACATGAGCaaaaaaaatgcaagaattcttcttctttttcgaaATAATTATTgaacatatatcatatacagAAGCTGAAATGTAGATTCGAAGGAATGATAAAAGGCACTTTGATTGAGCAACCTAAAGTAAACTCCCCAATAACAGAACCCAGATCAATAATACATCAAAGTTTGCAACTTTACATGTCAACAAGCtttcacatcaaaatataaattagtAAACTTACAATCCCAATTCAATATTTTTCCATTCAATTTCCAACAAAGTAGAAAATTTCCAAAATTAGAAGACAAAATCAGATAAAGCTCATATTTTTCTGAATTTCCATAAATTCTCTTCTTTATTTCCACAAGGAAACAGAATATTCatttattcaaaaaaataaagcaCAAAAAAACCCAGAGAAAGTTGTGAACTTACTGCCATTTTGCTGTCCACCAGATTTAGAAAAAACCCAGGAAAGTAATGTCAGAGTAGAATCTCCTGGACCACCCACCACAAACACGCAACCCCAGTAGCTCCTCCACGAAACCCTTCTACGAACCACCAAGAGAGAGAGCAattattttagagagagagagggagggagagagaggaagagggtgtagagagagaaaggagagagagttaTAGAGGGGTTTATCAACCATTGACGGACCCTACCCGTCATGtttgacctttctctctatGTAATAGTCCTGCTTCTCTGTTCAAACATCTCCCTCAGCGAGTTAAGACTCTCCGTCTATTTGCGATAATGCTATTGGTTGATAATATgctctttttttattaattaatttatcccctgtataattcaattttttcattacttgttttctaattttctttttcttacaaattataattataaCGTGCTACGTTTTTCACTCATCAAATTTTGATAGTAAGATATGATATGTTTAACGTTCTGTCCCATTCAAATTGTGTTAGCGAGAATCGTTCATGCACACATAACTGATTGCGaggtttttctttaaaataagcaacattaaaatgataaaatagTAATTTACTCACTTCCATTTAAAATTTAGCATGCCTTTATAAATTTGAAGTAATTTAAATTGTGTTAGCGAGGGTCGGTCATTTATGAATTATAAAAAAGAAGCATAAAGATATGACTTTTTAAACGCGGCTAATGCATAGtaattttttaaaacaccaCTGATGCATAGTAGTTCCTGAAATTGGTTTTTTAGTGTGTTATGTGTTTTGCTACTCTTTAAAGCAGAGCTACCAATAACAGTTCATGCGTATTTGATTGGTTTAAGTTATTGTTCATGATTAGTACAGGGATTAGCcaaattaattatacgaaaatGATGTAGTTACTAGTTCTTGATGCAGTGTGACTTtagcattattattatttattcattttagTACGTATGTGCTTTATGCTTGTCTTTTTCTGTCCATGTGTTTTATTGAGATTGTATTGTTTTTGTTAGGAATTTTAATTGTGTTCATTTGGAGTTAAACAGGTTAGTTTTAGTGGCGGCCAACTTCAAATTGTAATTTGAGGAAACCTCAACTGAAGTACGAAAGCTGTGTTCGCTTGTCGATTTCTGTGGAAACATTTTCTCATGACTCCTTTTTTTGTCTTCTTCTCAATTTTTTGgggtttaatttcttttaaaatGTCATATTGTAATTAGATAAGAAGTTTTAATGCTAGcttataattttcttgatttggtTCACAAATTCAAGGttttaaaaaacgctaggcgttAGTCGGGTGTGCCTAGGCGGTTAGGCGAggtctaggcggatttaggtaaatttcttgtatatcttgtaaataagtgcatattaacACTTACAAAAAAATATACTTGAATAAAATTCAtggataaaatgcaaaaaaaggataaaatgcaaaaaaaatatccagcaagtccaaaatttaaaaacatatatgcCATGTaatttaagatattttgaattattatatctaattttttaaaaataaaggtAAAAATCCCACATAGTGGGTTGGGTGAttcataataaagaaaaaattctAATATGAATATGGGTAGTTCTTTgtaatttataaaatattttttagagaTCATATTactttatgtttaatttaaagAGAAATAAAGGTGTGAAATATGTGGATGTAGGGACTGACACCCATCATTTTTTACGAGAAAAATCAATATGTTAGGGACTGACAGCCTAtggtttttaacaaaaaaacaagcAACTTGATGCTTGTTGTCAAAACTTGATTGGAgggaaactaataaaaaaattaaataagaaaagtaTGCAGAGTGTACGTGGtgtgaaaggaagagagagaaagttattTCTCATCGTCTTCATCCTTTCGTCTTCGCCAAACCGTGAACCAAAAACCTAGAAGGACAAGAATGCAGTTGATTTGCATTCTTGAAAACAGAACAAAACTAAAATTTCTGGACCGCCTAGGCCACTAAGTCACCTGCCTAGGTTGCCCAAGCTGTCTCGATGGCTGCCTAATCCCTGTCCCGATTTTGAGTTAATCCCTGCGGCCAGTCACCACCCAGCGCCTAGACGCcacctaggccgatttttagaataCTGCTATAATTACTCTTTTGTTTgtcttttttctaaaaattaaaattgcttCGCCAAGAGTTTGACCACACTCAATTTTGAGATAAACAAAATATCTTTACGAGTATTGTTGAGAGTCTGAATTTCATATTATAGAAATAAAGTTTATACACGAACGTTTAATAATCTTGAGATTCTTTAACCATTATCAACTAGTTTGAATTGAATGTGCACATTCTAGTATATGGTGTGTTAGAACTAATTATTTATGTGTTGAACTGAATTGTCCATGTACTCCTGCATCACACAGTATTTGTTGCCTTTGATAGATAATCTCACATTGGAGCAATTAAAGCCTTAGAGCAACTCCGCCCTCCCAATTGGTAGGGGGATTGGGTGGATGATTTGATCCACCAAAACCAATAGGATGAGCTCCAGCCTTATGCCCAGTCACTCAGGCTATAGTGAAAAGCGGAAGGCCCGACTGCTCAATCGGGCCACAATCGCCCAACGCACTGCTTAAGGCAGTCAGACGTCAGGGTGATGTCACacacattataattatttgtgcCAGACACATGCATTTCACGCGTACGTGGGCGCAAGTTGTCTGACAAAAATCAAGGGTCTAGATTTATCATATTTGACAGTCCCTTGTTATCCTGATTTTTATCGAAAATAAACatagtatgattttttttaaataattttttaatgccAATTGTTCGGACAATTCATCTATGGCTGGAGATACGCTTAGGTAATTActgttcataaaaaaaaatgccaATTACTCAATAGCACATACTATTATCACCCTAAAGGGTGAAGTTGCTCTTTCATATGTGTTGCCTGCGATGGTGAATTTCATCCTAAACCTTACATGGAAGTAAAATTCTCttccctcctaatctctctccccATTCCTCCCCTTCTACTTGAACGGTTAAtgttaagtcacgttaacattttattttaatatttttttaaagacaataagacaaaaagtaatgtGTGAGAAGATGGGAGAGAATGGAAGAGAA
This genomic interval from Malus domestica chromosome 05, GDT2T_hap1 contains the following:
- the RIN4-2 gene encoding RPM1-interacting protein 4 (The RefSeq protein has 1 substitution, 1 frameshift and aligns at 99% coverage compared to this genomic sequence), which translates into the protein MAQRSHVPKFGNWEGEESVPYTAYFDKARKDRTGVGGKMINPNDPQENPDILSDISASSPPKVRPEPEKPVHEQRRSREDNDLRFANSPAQRRNSGESAHQPSRGRGVSSGETRRRPARPSAGSENSVERSPLHRNARVTGRDSPSWEGKASYETSHGTPGRSRLKPRDESPEKGAAVPKFGEWDENDPASADGFTHIFNKVREERAGKVPGTPSQPSYQDARRQGSNDSAKSCCFPWSRK